The following proteins are co-located in the Gorilla gorilla gorilla isolate KB3781 chromosome 18, NHGRI_mGorGor1-v2.1_pri, whole genome shotgun sequence genome:
- the NME4 gene encoding nucleoside diphosphate kinase, mitochondrial isoform X1, with translation MGGLFWRSALRGLRCGPRAPSPSLLVRHSSGGPSWTRERTLVAVKPDGVQRRLVGDVIQRFERRGFTLVGMKMLQAPESILAEHYQDLRRKPFYPALIRYMSSGPVVAMVWEGYNVVRASRAMIGHTDSAEAAPGTIRGDFSVHISRNVIHASDSVEGAQREIQLWFQSSELVSWADGGQHSSIHPA, from the exons ATGGGCGGCCTCTTCTGGCGCTCCGCGCTGCGGGGGCTGCGCTGCGGCCCGCGGGCCCCAAGCCCGAGCCTGCTAGTGCGCCACAGCTCGG GAGGGCCCTCCTGGACCCGGGAGCGGACCCTGGTGGCGGTGAAGCCCGATGGCGTGCAACGGCGGCTCGTTGGGGACGTGatccagcgctttgagaggcggGGCTTCACACTGGTGGGGATGAAGATGCTGCAG GCACCAGAGAGCATCCTTGCCGAGCACTACCAGGACCTGCGGAGGAAGCCCTTCTACCCTGCCCTCATCCGCTACATGAGCTCTGGGCCTGTGGTGGCCATG GTCTGGGAAGGGTACAATGTTGTCCGTGCCTCGAGGGCCATGATTGGACACACCGACTCGGCTGAGGCTGCCCCAGGAACCATAAGGGGTGACTTCAGCGTCCACATCAGCAG GAATGTCATCCATGCCAGCGACTCCGTGGAGGGGGCCCAGCGGGAGATCCAGCTGTGGTTCCAGAGCAGTGAGCTGGTGAGCTGGGCAGACGGGGGCCAGCACAGCAGCATCCACCCAGCCTGA
- the NME4 gene encoding nucleoside diphosphate kinase, mitochondrial isoform X2 translates to MKMLQAPESILAEHYQDLRRKPFYPALIRYMSSGPVVAMVWEGYNVVRASRAMIGHTDSAEAAPGTIRGDFSVHISRNVIHASDSVEGAQREIQLWFQSSELVSWADGGQHSSIHPA, encoded by the exons ATGAAGATGCTGCAG GCACCAGAGAGCATCCTTGCCGAGCACTACCAGGACCTGCGGAGGAAGCCCTTCTACCCTGCCCTCATCCGCTACATGAGCTCTGGGCCTGTGGTGGCCATG GTCTGGGAAGGGTACAATGTTGTCCGTGCCTCGAGGGCCATGATTGGACACACCGACTCGGCTGAGGCTGCCCCAGGAACCATAAGGGGTGACTTCAGCGTCCACATCAGCAG GAATGTCATCCATGCCAGCGACTCCGTGGAGGGGGCCCAGCGGGAGATCCAGCTGTGGTTCCAGAGCAGTGAGCTGGTGAGCTGGGCAGACGGGGGCCAGCACAGCAGCATCCACCCAGCCTGA